ttaaaattttctattcatgttaaaaaaggaaatttttgaagagaagttttaaattttaaaacatggttttaatttttaaaagctttcctttttaacatccattttagaaaagagagtttgtaaaattttataagagatttcttcttgtaaaaattttataaaaaaatttcttttcttcttattagtggtcgaccaccttgcttggtgcccaagcaagaggccgGCCAAGATTAGTTCCAtccaaccattgatttggtgattggttcaatcaagagaaaagaaaaagaaaaataaaagggaaaaggaaaaactagaggaagattttaatttttgtaaaaatacttcctttatttgccttgggcaagtattataaaagaaggggtgaggagactgcatgagacacaactcttattctcttgcttggaggatcttttggtggtcggccctctctcttctccctttcccttttgctctcttatccttggtggtggtggtggccggattttagaggaagaggaagaaaattttttggtggtgttcatcttggaggatcgtcgcccacacgacgtccaaggcgaggcaaagaatacgacagaagatctcgaggtcattagcatacaaagagaaggtataattagcaattgttttccgcatcatgctagttatttctttttgtaagaattccaaacacaagaggtattgatctagttttttgaattagtttttcaagtttgtgttttcttctttttctaatttgtgattcgattgttccttttggttaacctagagttatttaaggaaattaaatattagctttccttaaaaggctttgtctaggcggtggtggttgctcccatatccaagaaggccatgtgcctcgccatgcagtcttggatttcaattttggaaattaatatttaatgaaattaataacatagatgaatttgaatcaatagtgttaagttccgcttgcgattcaaatctaaaccattaagaacagataagttaaatttgaaatcaatgatgttaagttctgtctgcaattcctaatttaacttctaaagaacacaataggttatttaaggaaaggttcgacacttgtacaaaaaatttttgtacagtggaatcgataTGTTTTCCTAGAACTAATCAACAGCCTACCTTTGGCATTTTGGACGGTGCCACAATAATGATATTTAAGAGCAGGCGGGAACGTTTGTTTCATGAATTACAATCAAGGATGGTCTATAATAAtattatgattaattaatttaatgatCACCCCCATTTGTTAAATAGATGAAAATCATCCAAATTAATCAACATATAGATATAGAGTAGTGAACCATCCTCTAATCCATAACTAGAGAATCCATCCTAATTTAAGAAAGTTTTATCTTATCAAGAATATGAAtcctttaataattaattttgataaaatttaaaattaaattatgttaatatttttttttacatttgaaaataattttaagatgtgttagtaattttttctagttgttttatataaaaaaaaatatacaatgtcATGATTCATTTTAGTTCTCACGTTTTATGATTGACAATATCATGAGTAAAGAAGGTTCTATAAATATCTTGAgtcctttttaatattttgattaagatcaaatataatatatatttttattaatttaatatctgatataaaaaattaaaattttttataagagaAAGTACACTACTATTGTTGtggcaacaacaataatagtgtACTACTATTGTTGATTGTATGGAACAAGGTAAGATAAGAAGTATGATTATTTATGAAATTAGGCCAATTTGTGAAGTGGCCGTGTTGGATTCGTTGTGAATCCAACACGAAGTATGGTTACTCATGAACCTTAGCACATACATGATTGAGCATTCAGTGAAACATGTCTCCTAACTGACTCACATCAGTCATAAATAATATGTGAAGGTCGATTATGGTGTCTAAGGACACGAGTACTATTTGAATTGTCCTTTCAAGACGACCTAGTGATTAGTGTATGAAGTGTTATCATCATGAAATTTGAGATTCAAATCTCGGTAAAGCTGAGGTAAATACCTTCCTTATGTGTTAGTCCTTATTTCAAGAATTAATAGTCGCTcgtaatttatctcctccgtattaATTTTGAGACGGATTGATGAAGATACTCgggacgaacgtattcatctGTTTTACCACCACGAATACTCCTTAAATTTATCCatataaataatttctaagtaacaTGCATATGGGAAGGTTGACTATCGTGTGCAACAACATAAGCACTGCTTGAATTTATCCTATTGATGTATAAACAATTTCAGAGGGATCAAACGATTTATAGAGTCGGATATCTTATGTTTACATTTTATTATCGGACGTGAAATTCGAACTCGAACCTAGGAAAGCAAAAAACCTTTATTTCACTTACGCATTCTGTTGTGCTCAACACGTACCTGCAGTGTGATTTCACGAAAAAGTGACAAAGCAAGAATCCGGCCCACTAGTGGCCCATCGATCTTTTGTTGTTTATATAGGCGGAGCACTTCCGCCTCTCCTCTCTTAACCACCGgtacgccgccgccgccgacgaCCACGACGACGACGAGCAGAGGTTGGAGGAGGAAGATGGCGCGACTGGATCCGCACTCCTACACTGACTCCTCGCACCCGCTGGCGAAACACGTGGCGCTCACCCTCTACTTCGATTTCGCCGCTAACACGATCCATGGCTCCGCCTTACTCACCCTCCCCTCCGCCCACACCGGCCATCTCCTCCTGGATACCCGCTCGCTCCTTGTCCATTCCGTCATCGATCCCGTTTCCGGCGCCCCTATCCCCTTTTCCTTCCCTTCGTCCGACGACCCCGTCTtcggccggcccctctccctttCCCTCTCCGCCCAATCGGCCGCCCTCATCGTCTTCTGTACCTCCCCTTCCTCCTCCGCGCTCCAGTGGCTCTCCCCCGCCCAGACCGCTTCCAAGGCTTACCCCTTCGTCTACACTCAGTGCCAGTCCATCCACGCCCGCTCCATCTTCCCTTGCCAGGACACCCCTGCCGCCCGCCTCACCTTCTCTGCTCGCCTCAATCTCCCCAGTCCCCTCACCGCCGTCATGGCAGCGGCACGTGCTGCTGACACCCGCGATCCGATCGCTGGTGAGGCCGGTCCCGCCTGTTCCGACGCCCTCTGGTGTTCTCCCGGCCGCGCCGTGGAGGAGTTCGTGATGGATCGCCCCATCCCAACCTACCTTTTCGCCTTTGCGGCTGGGTGCATCGCCTCCCGCGACGTCGGGCCCCGCACTCGCGTCCATGCCGAGGGTGGTCTGGTGCTTCTCGATGCCGCTGCCAGGGAGTTCGCCGGCGCTGAGGACATGATCCGAGCTGGGGAGGCGCTTTTCGGGCCTTATGAGTGGGGTCGCTTCGACCTCCTCGTACTCCCCCCTAGTTTCCCCTACGGTGGCATGGAGAACCCCATGATGGTCTTTTTGACACCCACTGTCATCAAGGGGGACGCCTCCGGCGCTCAGGTGGTCGCCCATGAGCTCGCCCACAGCTGGA
This genomic stretch from Zingiber officinale cultivar Zhangliang chromosome 7A, Zo_v1.1, whole genome shotgun sequence harbors:
- the LOC122001751 gene encoding leucine aminopeptidase-like is translated as MARLDPHSYTDSSHPLAKHVALTLYFDFAANTIHGSALLTLPSAHTGHLLLDTRSLLVHSVIDPVSGAPIPFSFPSSDDPVFGRPLSLSLSAQSAALIVFCTSPSSSALQWLSPAQTASKAYPFVYTQCQSIHARSIFPCQDTPAARLTFSARLNLPSPLTAVMAAARAADTRDPIAGEAGPACSDALWCSPGRAVEEFVMDRPIPTYLFAFAAGCIASRDVGPRTRVHAEGGLVLLDAAAREFAGAEDMIRAGEALFGPYEWGRFDLLVLPPSFPYGGMENPMMVFLTPTVIKGDASGAQVVAHELAHSWTGNLITNKTNEHFWLNEGFTTYAERRIVEVVQGEERAVLNTGIGWKGLNEEMERFADNMEFTKLKPNLEGIDPDEVYSQVPYEKGFQFLWRIERQIGRLAFDVFVKKYIATFKFQSIDTETFLEFLKVNVPGIENQIDLKLWVEGTGIPPDAMEPVSTIYSKIVSLANEFKQGKIPKEEEVADWSGQEWELYIENLPKSVEASQVASLDARYQLAESRDYEVKVAFLQLAVSSGCKEYHGEVESTLKQVGRMKYLRPLYTALVHGTGDEEKMLARRIFAEARDSYHPIAQGVVQSILAKHS